A region of Acidithiobacillus ferridurans DNA encodes the following proteins:
- the argJ gene encoding bifunctional glutamate N-acetyltransferase/amino-acid acetyltransferase ArgJ, with protein sequence MAVGLDPPRNILPVAGVRLSVAEAGIRYVGRRDLTLIHLAEGSQVAAVFTRNRFCAAPVLVARHHLAEGPGVRALVINTGNANAGTGVAGLRAAEASCREVAEQLGCAPGAVLPFSTGVIGEPVALAEKIAAVLPACVVGLAEDQWEAAAAAIMTTDTVAKCCSRQIEMDGVTITVTGMAKGSGMIRPDMATMLAYIATDAPLHGAALQQCLQEAMAQSFNRITVDGDTSTNDACVLMATGRAALPPVTKATDPRYGKLRDAITLVAQWLAQAVVRDGEGATKFIPIRISGGYDEAECLRVAYRMAHSPLIKTAFFASDPNWGRLLAAIGSAGIEDLDVAGVQVWLGATRIVRDGARDPGYSEAAGQAVMVQEEIPVRVDLGRGAAEAQIWTCDLSYDYVRINADYRS encoded by the coding sequence ATGGCCGTCGGTCTTGATCCTCCCCGGAATATCCTGCCCGTAGCCGGGGTTCGCCTGAGCGTGGCGGAGGCGGGTATTCGTTATGTGGGTCGTCGTGATCTGACCCTGATTCATCTCGCCGAGGGGTCCCAGGTGGCGGCCGTTTTTACCCGCAACCGCTTTTGTGCCGCGCCCGTACTGGTGGCACGGCATCATCTGGCGGAAGGGCCCGGCGTGCGGGCGCTGGTGATCAATACGGGCAATGCCAATGCCGGTACGGGTGTGGCTGGTTTGCGGGCGGCGGAGGCGAGTTGCCGGGAAGTGGCCGAACAGTTGGGCTGTGCGCCCGGAGCGGTGCTGCCCTTCTCCACCGGGGTGATCGGTGAGCCTGTGGCGCTGGCGGAAAAAATCGCCGCAGTCTTGCCGGCCTGTGTTGTCGGACTCGCCGAGGACCAATGGGAGGCTGCTGCGGCGGCGATCATGACCACCGACACCGTCGCCAAGTGCTGTTCCCGGCAGATCGAGATGGACGGCGTTACGATCACGGTGACCGGCATGGCCAAAGGGTCGGGGATGATTCGCCCCGATATGGCGACGATGCTGGCCTACATCGCCACCGATGCCCCGCTGCATGGGGCGGCCTTGCAGCAGTGCCTGCAAGAGGCCATGGCGCAGTCCTTCAACCGCATCACAGTGGACGGCGATACCTCCACCAACGATGCCTGCGTCCTGATGGCGACGGGACGGGCGGCGCTACCGCCCGTTACGAAGGCGACGGACCCCCGCTACGGGAAACTGAGAGACGCCATCACCCTCGTCGCACAATGGCTGGCACAGGCGGTTGTGCGCGACGGTGAGGGGGCGACCAAGTTCATTCCGATCCGTATTTCGGGCGGATATGATGAGGCGGAGTGCTTGCGGGTGGCTTACCGCATGGCCCATAGCCCCTTGATCAAGACCGCGTTCTTTGCTTCTGACCCGAACTGGGGGCGCTTGCTGGCGGCCATTGGTTCAGCCGGCATCGAGGACCTGGATGTGGCGGGTGTGCAGGTCTGGCTGGGCGCTACGCGCATCGTGCGGGATGGTGCCCGCGACCCCGGTTACAGCGAGGCGGCTGGTCAGGCGGTAATGGTGCAGGAGGAGATCCCGGTGCGGGTGGATCTGGGCAGGGGTGCCGCCGAAGCGCAAATCTGGACCTGCGACTTGTCCTATGACTATGTACGTATCAACGCCGATTACCGTAGCTGA
- a CDS encoding Nudix family hydrolase, translating to MPTVPVATGIIEDASGRLLVALRPEGKPWPGFWEFPGGKVDPGETPEQALVRELWEELGITVTAPEPFRVLEYTYPERTVRVHFYRVRHWTGTAHGREGQEVRWLFPWEIPALECLPASLRLIADVLAEALPQPPLCLIADPGRLPLPDFRRALEAALDAGLRWLVLRCKAVPDGPSADVLAALCVGALAGGVQVYLNHPDPLPGWPRTGRHLTQAQSDVGVKPDETFGVSCHDAAGLQRAARLGARYAFLSPIFPTSSHPDTEALGPGAFAAMAAESSLPLIALGGMTAARVPEALAAGARGVAVLSGILEAQDPAAATRALLRHWDR from the coding sequence ATGCCTACCGTTCCCGTCGCAACCGGAATCATTGAAGACGCCTCCGGGCGCCTGCTGGTTGCACTGCGCCCGGAGGGCAAGCCCTGGCCGGGCTTCTGGGAGTTTCCCGGCGGTAAAGTCGATCCGGGCGAAACGCCGGAACAGGCGCTGGTCCGGGAGCTCTGGGAAGAACTGGGGATTACGGTAACCGCGCCGGAACCCTTCCGGGTGCTCGAATATACCTATCCGGAACGGACGGTGCGGGTGCATTTCTACCGGGTGCGGCACTGGACGGGCACGGCCCATGGTCGCGAGGGACAGGAAGTACGCTGGCTATTTCCCTGGGAGATCCCAGCGCTGGAGTGCCTCCCCGCGAGCCTCCGTCTGATTGCGGACGTGTTGGCGGAGGCTCTGCCCCAGCCGCCCCTCTGTCTGATTGCGGATCCGGGAAGGTTGCCTCTGCCCGATTTCCGGCGCGCACTGGAAGCGGCCCTTGATGCCGGATTGCGCTGGCTGGTGTTGCGCTGCAAAGCGGTGCCTGATGGCCCCAGCGCTGACGTGCTGGCGGCACTATGCGTCGGGGCGTTGGCGGGGGGTGTGCAGGTCTACCTCAATCATCCCGACCCCCTGCCCGGCTGGCCAAGGACCGGCCGTCACCTGACCCAGGCGCAGTCGGACGTGGGCGTAAAACCCGATGAGACATTCGGGGTGTCCTGTCATGACGCTGCGGGCTTGCAACGGGCGGCGCGTCTGGGCGCGCGTTATGCCTTTCTCTCGCCGATTTTCCCCACTTCCAGCCATCCGGATACGGAGGCGTTGGGACCCGGGGCTTTCGCGGCGATGGCTGCTGAGTCCTCTCTACCCCTCATTGCGCTCGGCGGAATGACGGCAGCACGGGTGCCGGAGGCGCTGGCGGCAGGTGCACGGGGTGTGGCGGTACTCTCCGGCATTCTCGAAGCGCAGGACCCTGCGGCCGCCACCCGCGCTTTGCTCCGGCACTGGGACCGATAA
- a CDS encoding glycosyltransferase family 2 protein: protein MALVSVVIPLYNEIDNVSPLCTALSNALGDTDAEVIIVDDGSRDGSAAALDREAEARGPRFKVIHLQRNFGQTAAMQAGIDAALGEVIVTLDGDLQNDPEDILPLARRLLDENLDVVAGWRKNRQDGLLLRRMPSRIANHLIRRLTGVYLHDYGCTLKAYRASVIKGVRLYGEMHRFIPAWLSTLTYTDRIVEVPVRHHPRRAGHSKYGITRTFRVLVDLLFVKFFLGYSQRPMHFFGVIGLILLSSGSAMLLYLFIDKFGFGAEISGRPMLIAGVLFFLAGLQFLNTGILGEMLVRVYHESQDKKTYVVRHTVHLDPPA from the coding sequence ATGGCCCTGGTTTCCGTCGTGATCCCGCTCTACAACGAGATCGACAATGTCTCGCCGCTTTGTACGGCCCTCAGCAACGCCCTGGGAGACACCGACGCCGAAGTGATCATCGTCGATGATGGCAGTCGGGACGGGAGTGCCGCCGCGCTGGACCGGGAGGCGGAGGCGCGCGGCCCACGTTTCAAGGTCATCCACCTGCAGCGGAATTTTGGGCAGACGGCGGCGATGCAGGCGGGGATCGACGCCGCCCTGGGCGAGGTGATCGTGACCCTGGATGGGGATCTGCAAAATGATCCCGAAGATATCCTGCCTCTGGCGCGGCGTCTGCTGGACGAGAATCTGGACGTGGTGGCCGGCTGGCGGAAAAATCGGCAGGATGGCCTGTTGTTGCGCAGAATGCCGTCGCGGATTGCCAATCACCTGATCCGCCGCCTCACGGGGGTTTATCTGCACGATTATGGCTGTACCCTCAAAGCCTATCGGGCCTCGGTGATCAAGGGGGTGCGCCTGTATGGCGAAATGCATCGCTTTATCCCGGCCTGGCTTTCCACCCTGACTTATACGGATCGCATCGTCGAGGTACCGGTACGGCACCACCCGCGCCGGGCGGGGCACAGCAAATATGGCATCACCCGTACCTTCCGGGTGCTGGTGGATCTGCTCTTCGTCAAATTTTTTCTGGGCTACAGCCAGCGGCCCATGCATTTTTTCGGGGTGATCGGATTGATCCTCCTGAGCAGCGGTTCGGCCATGCTGCTGTATCTTTTCATCGATAAATTCGGTTTTGGTGCGGAAATCTCCGGGCGCCCTATGTTGATTGCGGGAGTGCTGTTTTTCCTCGCCGGGCTGCAATTCCTCAATACCGGCATCCTCGGCGAGATGCTGGTGCGCGTCTATCATGAGTCTCAGGATAAAAAGACTTATGTGGTTCGCCATACCGTACATCTCGATCCGCCCGCGTGA